In one Terriglobales bacterium genomic region, the following are encoded:
- a CDS encoding peptidylprolyl isomerase: MKHKSVLSILTTLLFAGSLTADTVIEEIIARVNSSIITRSELAKSRDELQQELKQQNLPPTDPRAKEKEKDVLRDLIDQQLLLAKGKDLGITGDTELVKRLDDLRKQLKLESMEDLEKEAQKQGVSFEDFKGGIRNQIVTQQVISHEVAPRIQITQKDVEDYYNAHKAELEQPESVDLAEILVSTGSENINVDPNAPPPPEEPAKITTAEEKAKQLLASIRGGAKFEDVAKKSSEGPTADSGGELGQFKRGTLAKELEDLTFKMKPGDVSDVIRTKQGFVILKVNEHTQAGIAPLKQVESRIQEAIYYQKLQPALRTYLTKLREEAYIDIKPGFTDTGASPNQTKPIYTTASASDTSQAKKAKKKKKLGIL; the protein is encoded by the coding sequence ATGAAACATAAGTCAGTGCTCAGTATTTTGACGACTCTTCTCTTCGCTGGTTCGCTCACTGCCGACACCGTAATCGAGGAGATCATCGCGCGCGTTAACAGCTCTATCATCACGCGGTCCGAATTGGCCAAGAGCCGCGACGAACTCCAGCAGGAGCTGAAGCAACAGAACCTTCCGCCCACCGATCCTCGCGCCAAAGAGAAAGAAAAGGACGTGCTCCGCGACTTGATCGACCAGCAACTGTTGCTGGCTAAAGGCAAGGATCTGGGTATTACCGGCGACACTGAACTGGTGAAGCGCTTAGACGATCTGCGCAAGCAGCTCAAGCTGGAAAGCATGGAAGATCTCGAAAAGGAGGCACAGAAGCAGGGTGTCTCTTTTGAGGACTTCAAAGGGGGAATCCGTAACCAGATTGTGACTCAGCAGGTGATCAGCCACGAGGTTGCGCCACGGATCCAGATCACCCAAAAAGACGTTGAAGACTACTACAACGCTCATAAGGCTGAGCTGGAACAACCAGAGTCCGTCGATCTTGCTGAAATTCTTGTGTCGACCGGCTCCGAGAACATAAACGTAGATCCCAACGCGCCACCACCGCCAGAAGAGCCCGCCAAGATCACAACTGCGGAAGAGAAAGCAAAGCAACTGCTGGCGAGCATAAGAGGCGGCGCTAAGTTCGAAGATGTGGCCAAGAAGTCTTCCGAAGGACCGACTGCAGATTCGGGCGGAGAGTTAGGTCAATTCAAGCGCGGAACACTCGCGAAGGAGTTGGAGGACCTCACATTCAAGATGAAGCCCGGCGATGTCTCAGATGTGATCCGCACAAAGCAGGGATTCGTGATTCTGAAGGTGAACGAACACACACAGGCGGGAATTGCGCCGCTGAAGCAGGTTGAGAGTCGCATCCAGGAGGCGATTTACTACCAAAAGTTGCAGCCAGCTTTGCGGACATACCTTACGAAGCTTCGTGAAGAGGCTTACATAGATATCAAACCTGGTTTCACGGACACGGGTGCCAGTCCGAACCAGACGAAGCCGATTTACACCACGGCTTCCGCCTCCGACACAAGCCAGGCGAAGAAAGCAAAGAAGAAAAAGAAGCTCGGGATATTGTGA
- the hemE gene encoding uroporphyrinogen decarboxylase, translating to MSAPDSRFVRACRRQAVDATPVWLMRQAGRYMPEYRKVRRQHTLLEICKNSELAAEVTITAAERLGVDAAIIFADLLLPLEVMGLEFEFAERDGPRIHHPLRDANGIAQLKTDRAEELGYVAESVRLVARHFGTRLPVIGFCGAPFTLASYMIEGRGSRNYVETKRLMYGDPEAWDELMRRISRVLVQYAAEQVNAGADALQVFDSWVGCLSPADYVRFVLPPTKALVAELKATGVPIIYFGTDTATLLPSIKQTRAEVIGVDWRIPINDAFEMLGDNFAVQGNLDPAALFASEAEVRRQARDVLDRAAGRVGHVFNLGHGILPETPVENVIALVQEVHAYSSKRSQVPAPSVAF from the coding sequence ATGTCGGCCCCCGATTCACGTTTTGTTCGCGCCTGTCGCAGGCAGGCGGTAGACGCGACGCCCGTCTGGCTTATGCGCCAGGCGGGACGATACATGCCCGAGTACCGAAAAGTCCGCAGGCAGCACACACTTCTGGAGATTTGCAAGAATTCAGAACTTGCTGCTGAAGTAACCATCACTGCTGCCGAGCGGCTTGGAGTGGATGCCGCCATCATCTTCGCCGATCTGCTGCTGCCGCTTGAGGTTATGGGACTGGAGTTTGAATTCGCGGAACGCGACGGTCCCAGGATTCACCATCCCCTGCGCGACGCGAATGGAATCGCCCAGCTGAAGACCGATCGTGCCGAAGAATTGGGCTATGTCGCTGAGTCGGTGAGGTTGGTGGCTCGACACTTCGGCACACGTCTTCCGGTGATTGGCTTTTGTGGCGCTCCTTTCACGCTGGCGAGCTACATGATCGAAGGCCGAGGATCACGTAACTACGTAGAGACCAAACGCCTGATGTATGGCGATCCCGAGGCCTGGGACGAGCTGATGCGACGCATCTCCCGTGTACTCGTCCAATACGCAGCCGAACAAGTGAATGCGGGAGCCGACGCCTTGCAGGTTTTCGATAGCTGGGTGGGATGCCTGTCCCCTGCAGATTACGTTCGCTTCGTGTTGCCGCCCACCAAGGCACTGGTTGCTGAGTTGAAAGCGACTGGAGTGCCGATTATCTACTTTGGAACCGATACTGCCACTTTACTGCCTTCGATAAAGCAGACACGCGCGGAGGTCATTGGCGTCGACTGGCGCATCCCAATCAACGACGCCTTCGAAATGCTGGGCGATAACTTCGCCGTCCAGGGAAACCTCGATCCAGCGGCGCTATTTGCATCAGAGGCAGAGGTGCGACGCCAGGCTCGCGACGTGCTTGACCGTGCCGCGGGACGTGTGGGACACGTCTTCAATTTAGGTCATGGAATACTGCCAGAGACGCCGGTCGAGAATGTGATCGCTTTGGTTCAGGAAGTCCATGCTTACAGTTCCAAGCGCAGCCAAGTACCAGCGCCCAGCGTGGCATTCTGA
- the hemH gene encoding ferrochelatase yields MKTAVLLLAHGTPDNVSEIPEYMRNVTGGRPIPDSVIQEVAHRYGLIGRSPLTEITMRQAKKLSEVLSTPVYVGMRNWKPYIAETVKAMRDEGIVRAVTLCLAPQNSRTSVGLYRNAAFKEAAGMAIDFVDSWHDHPRLIEAFGEHLQAALAKVGRQTAVVFTAHSVPSRTISDGDPYEQQAKETAALVALEAGLPDSQWVFAFQSQGMSGGPWIGPTVEETLRTLKQEGHSHVLIQPVGFVCDHVEVLYDIDIGFRDYGSRIGIEISRTQSLNDSQTFIAALADLVGERLKRHSSTVPISTSS; encoded by the coding sequence ATGAAGACCGCTGTTCTCCTGCTTGCTCACGGAACCCCGGATAACGTTTCCGAAATTCCCGAATATATGCGCAACGTCACTGGGGGGCGGCCGATTCCAGATTCGGTCATCCAGGAGGTCGCTCATCGTTACGGCTTGATTGGGCGCTCTCCTTTGACGGAAATCACGATGCGGCAGGCCAAGAAGCTCTCCGAAGTGTTGTCGACGCCTGTTTATGTCGGTATGCGCAATTGGAAACCGTACATTGCAGAGACAGTGAAAGCCATGCGTGACGAAGGTATCGTTCGCGCGGTGACCCTGTGCCTGGCGCCGCAAAATTCCCGCACCAGCGTTGGACTCTACCGGAATGCAGCGTTCAAAGAAGCCGCAGGCATGGCGATTGATTTTGTCGACTCATGGCACGACCATCCTCGGCTGATCGAGGCCTTTGGAGAGCACTTGCAAGCTGCTCTCGCGAAGGTTGGACGCCAGACGGCGGTGGTGTTCACGGCCCACAGCGTTCCCAGCCGGACGATTTCCGATGGCGATCCGTACGAGCAGCAGGCAAAGGAAACGGCGGCACTAGTAGCGCTTGAAGCCGGCCTACCTGATTCGCAGTGGGTGTTCGCGTTTCAGAGCCAGGGAATGTCCGGTGGTCCGTGGATTGGGCCGACCGTCGAGGAGACGTTACGGACTCTGAAGCAAGAAGGACATTCGCATGTGCTGATTCAACCCGTCGGATTTGTATGCGATCACGTGGAAGTCCTTTACGATATCGATATCGGATTCCGCGACTACGGTTCTCGGATCGGCATTGAGATTTCCCGCACCCAGTCCTTGAACGATTCGCAAACGTTTATCGCCGCTCTCGCTGACCTGGTAGGAGAACGCCTGAAGCGGCATTCGAGCACTGTACCTATTTCCACCTCTTCCTAG
- a CDS encoding 30S ribosomal protein S1, translating into MLFEESTARDLNPIVEEGSASTQTSSHEPEPATAHTGSSQNSNHENTTLTTETVETTALATENPQSSAPELETSAHHAPESPREEMDFAAALESFEAEQSAAETAAPAEDHIQKGTVVNLTEKYVVVDVGFKSEGMVPIAQVIGRDGQPRFKPGDSIDVVIDRGETEEGYTLLSHEKAARVRVWDDIEKAYNDKSTIKGYVVDRVKGGLSVDVGGVRAFLPGSQVDLKPVRNLDGYKGHEIDVRVIKLNKKRGNIVVSRKQLLEEEQSEKRSKTLEHLEEGAVLTGTVKNLTDYGAFVDLGGLDGLLHITDMSWGRLTHPRDLVNVGDEIHVKVLKFDKDKQRVSLGFKQLTPDPWLDAAERYPVGAHVKGRVLSVTDYGAFVELEQGIEGLVHVSEMTWSKRMKHPSKIVKPGDEVETVVLNVNPTERRISLGLKQLEQNPWEQLHEKYPVGSVVEGKVRNLTDFGAFIEIEDGIDGLVHVSNLSWTKRVKHPSEVLKKGEKVKAQVLAIEPEHRRLSLGIKQMQPDVWETFFAQHRLGDVVHGKVLRTAQFGAFVEISEGVEGLCHNSEATDSHGTPLKLEPGQEYDFKIIKMNPEEKKVGLSLRAVGEEASRADVEAYKQPVSSSTTTLGEIMNWKRASNDQD; encoded by the coding sequence ATGTTGTTCGAAGAGAGCACAGCCCGCGACCTGAACCCGATCGTCGAAGAGGGCTCTGCAAGCACGCAGACTTCCTCACACGAACCTGAACCAGCAACCGCGCACACTGGAAGCTCGCAAAATTCCAATCACGAGAATACAACCCTGACTACTGAAACTGTTGAAACCACCGCACTCGCCACCGAAAACCCACAATCATCCGCTCCCGAGCTCGAGACCAGCGCTCACCACGCGCCGGAATCTCCACGCGAGGAGATGGACTTTGCCGCTGCCCTGGAAAGTTTTGAAGCCGAGCAATCGGCTGCAGAAACTGCCGCTCCCGCCGAGGACCATATCCAAAAGGGGACAGTGGTAAACCTGACCGAAAAGTATGTTGTCGTCGACGTCGGATTCAAATCCGAAGGCATGGTGCCAATTGCCCAAGTCATCGGACGCGACGGCCAGCCGCGCTTCAAGCCTGGCGACAGCATCGATGTGGTCATTGATCGCGGTGAGACAGAGGAAGGCTACACCCTGCTTTCGCACGAGAAGGCAGCCCGCGTCCGTGTTTGGGACGACATCGAGAAGGCTTACAACGACAAGAGCACCATCAAGGGCTATGTTGTCGATCGCGTGAAGGGCGGCCTCTCGGTGGATGTAGGGGGCGTTCGCGCCTTCCTGCCCGGTTCTCAGGTTGACCTGAAGCCGGTGCGCAACCTCGACGGCTACAAAGGCCACGAGATCGATGTCCGCGTCATTAAGCTGAACAAGAAGCGGGGCAACATCGTAGTTTCGCGCAAGCAACTGCTGGAAGAAGAGCAGTCGGAGAAGCGCTCCAAGACGCTGGAGCACTTGGAAGAGGGCGCTGTTCTCACGGGAACCGTTAAGAATCTTACCGATTACGGCGCGTTCGTCGATTTGGGCGGCCTCGACGGTCTGCTGCACATCACCGACATGTCGTGGGGACGCCTCACGCATCCTCGTGATCTGGTGAACGTTGGCGATGAGATCCACGTAAAGGTTCTTAAGTTCGACAAGGACAAGCAGCGGGTTTCGCTCGGTTTCAAGCAGCTCACCCCTGATCCTTGGCTCGATGCCGCGGAGCGTTATCCAGTGGGCGCGCACGTTAAAGGACGGGTTCTAAGCGTCACTGACTACGGAGCTTTTGTCGAGTTGGAACAAGGAATCGAAGGTCTTGTTCACGTCAGTGAAATGACGTGGTCCAAGCGGATGAAGCATCCATCGAAGATCGTGAAGCCTGGCGACGAAGTCGAGACTGTGGTGCTGAACGTGAACCCGACGGAGCGGCGCATTTCCCTTGGACTGAAGCAGCTTGAGCAGAATCCATGGGAGCAGTTGCACGAGAAGTATCCGGTGGGCAGCGTTGTCGAAGGCAAGGTTCGCAATCTGACTGACTTCGGCGCCTTCATCGAAATCGAAGACGGTATTGATGGCTTGGTACACGTCAGTAACCTGAGTTGGACCAAGCGCGTCAAGCATCCTTCCGAGGTGCTTAAGAAGGGCGAGAAGGTTAAGGCGCAAGTGCTCGCGATCGAGCCTGAGCATCGCCGACTTTCGCTCGGCATCAAGCAAATGCAGCCCGATGTATGGGAGACGTTCTTCGCTCAACATCGTCTCGGCGATGTCGTTCACGGCAAGGTGCTGCGCACAGCGCAGTTCGGAGCGTTCGTCGAGATCTCCGAAGGCGTTGAAGGCCTTTGCCATAACTCCGAGGCGACCGACTCACACGGCACTCCGCTCAAGCTTGAGCCGGGACAAGAGTACGACTTCAAGATCATCAAAATGAATCCGGAAGAGAAGAAGGTCGGACTCAGCCTCCGCGCAGTCGGCGAAGAGGCGAGCCGCGCGGACGTGGAAGCGTATAAGCAGCCGGTTTCTAGCTCAACCACAACGCTAGGCGAGATCATGAACTGGAAGCGCGCAAGCAACGATCAGGACTAA
- a CDS encoding HIT domain-containing protein: protein MDYLWTPWRYAYITGTKEAQGCVFCHTKDEKDDRKVGIVYRGTACYICLNAFPYTSGHVMVIPYDHLDELRKLPRESAHEMMDLCQRTESVLRSLYNPDGINLGMNIGAAAGAGIAGHVHMHVLPRWVADANFMTVVGETRVLPEALDVTWERMRKEFEKRR from the coding sequence ATGGACTATCTCTGGACTCCCTGGCGCTATGCGTACATCACCGGTACGAAAGAAGCCCAAGGATGCGTTTTCTGTCATACGAAGGACGAAAAGGATGACCGCAAAGTTGGGATCGTCTATCGAGGAACAGCCTGCTACATCTGCTTGAATGCCTTCCCTTACACGTCAGGCCATGTGATGGTCATCCCCTACGACCATCTCGACGAACTCAGGAAACTTCCTCGTGAATCGGCGCACGAGATGATGGACTTGTGCCAGCGCACCGAATCCGTCTTGCGCAGCCTATACAACCCAGACGGTATCAACCTGGGAATGAATATCGGAGCCGCCGCAGGAGCCGGAATCGCTGGACACGTTCACATGCACGTGCTTCCGCGCTGGGTCGCCGATGCAAACTTCATGACCGTCGTCGGCGAGACACGTGTGCTCCCTGAGGCGCTCGATGTTACCTGGGAAAGAATGCGGAAGGAGTTTGAGAAGCGGCGATAA
- a CDS encoding carbonic anhydrase → MSTIDEVLQANEKYAQKHASRHLSPRPTRRLAVVTCMDTRLTKATLGLDDGDAHIIRNAGGIVTEDALRSLLVSHYLLGTEEFMVINHTDCGLMRSTEDELRSMIERHAGTASLSPERFYAFKKPEENVRKQLEKLKSHPWVNKEITVRGFVYDVDSGRLKEVFA, encoded by the coding sequence ATGTCCACGATCGACGAAGTCCTTCAGGCTAACGAGAAGTACGCACAGAAGCATGCGTCGCGTCATCTTTCGCCGCGGCCCACGCGACGGCTCGCTGTAGTTACATGCATGGACACCCGTTTGACCAAAGCAACGTTAGGGCTCGACGACGGCGATGCGCACATCATCCGCAATGCCGGTGGCATTGTCACTGAAGATGCCTTGCGCTCGCTTCTCGTCTCCCACTATCTGCTTGGGACAGAAGAGTTCATGGTGATCAATCACACCGACTGCGGCCTAATGCGCTCTACCGAAGACGAGCTGCGAAGCATGATCGAGCGCCACGCCGGAACAGCAAGTCTGTCCCCGGAACGCTTTTACGCATTTAAGAAGCCTGAAGAGAACGTCCGCAAACAGCTCGAGAAATTGAAGTCCCACCCTTGGGTGAATAAGGAGATCACAGTGCGCGGGTTTGTGTACGACGTGGACAGCGGGAGACTGAAGGAAGTGTTTGCGTGA
- the der gene encoding ribosome biogenesis GTPase Der — protein sequence MPKTSANLAKPPKTGMVGKLPVLAIVGRPNVGKSTLFNRLIGSRRSIVGDEPGITRDRLYGKARWNGREVEVIDTGGIIPDEKELIPAEIYRQARVALEQADVIAMVVDGRTELASPDIELARLLVRSGKPILLAVNKIDTPKLENIVEDFRRLGIRNVFPVSAEHGNGLGELLDAVLERLPPVTRGEDASERIEVQPPSAVFDQAETQAGAPVPQDQKETKIAIIGRPNVGKSTLLNQLTGTSRAIVSPIAGTTRDAVDELVERDQQRYRFIDTAGIRRKGKTKLMAEKLSVVMSRKHLEAADVALLVIDAVEGVTALDATIGGYAHESGRSVVIVVNKWDLVGPQRQDGKPPADQALFEKQIRSVLKYLSYAPVLFISATSGKNVDRVFSTVQRVALERRKRISTGEMNRFLKSVDFERASSPGYGIRIQYMTQAAISPPTFVVFTNRPGKLHFSYQRFLENQIRRAFGFEGTPIWIKARGKEKT from the coding sequence TTGCCAAAGACTTCCGCCAATCTCGCCAAGCCCCCAAAGACTGGGATGGTCGGCAAGTTGCCGGTCCTCGCCATTGTGGGCCGGCCTAACGTGGGCAAAAGCACGCTCTTCAATCGTCTCATCGGCAGCCGAAGGTCAATCGTCGGCGATGAGCCCGGAATCACCCGCGATCGCTTATACGGAAAAGCTCGCTGGAATGGACGGGAAGTCGAAGTCATCGACACCGGTGGGATCATTCCCGATGAGAAGGAACTGATTCCGGCCGAGATCTATCGACAGGCGCGAGTCGCGCTCGAACAGGCTGACGTAATTGCGATGGTGGTCGACGGCCGCACAGAGCTGGCATCGCCGGATATCGAACTGGCGCGATTGCTCGTCCGCAGCGGCAAGCCGATCTTGCTGGCGGTAAACAAGATTGATACTCCAAAGCTGGAAAATATCGTGGAAGATTTCCGGCGGCTTGGGATCAGGAACGTTTTCCCCGTTTCGGCAGAGCATGGCAATGGACTCGGCGAGTTGCTGGACGCAGTGCTCGAGAGATTGCCGCCTGTAACACGTGGAGAAGATGCGTCGGAAAGAATAGAGGTACAGCCGCCCTCGGCTGTGTTTGACCAGGCCGAAACACAGGCGGGGGCGCCTGTGCCACAGGATCAGAAGGAAACAAAAATCGCAATCATCGGTCGTCCGAATGTCGGAAAGTCGACGTTGCTGAATCAGCTCACCGGGACGTCACGAGCGATTGTTTCCCCAATCGCAGGCACCACCCGCGATGCAGTGGATGAACTGGTCGAGCGCGACCAGCAGCGCTATCGCTTCATCGACACTGCCGGCATCCGCCGTAAAGGCAAAACCAAATTGATGGCGGAGAAGCTTTCAGTGGTGATGTCGCGCAAGCACCTCGAAGCCGCCGATGTCGCTCTGCTGGTGATCGATGCCGTAGAGGGAGTAACTGCGCTCGATGCGACTATCGGCGGATATGCTCACGAGAGCGGCCGCTCCGTTGTAATTGTCGTAAACAAATGGGACTTGGTGGGGCCCCAGCGTCAGGATGGAAAACCCCCTGCCGATCAGGCGCTGTTCGAGAAGCAAATTCGTTCAGTGCTCAAATATCTGAGCTACGCTCCGGTGCTGTTCATTTCGGCAACCAGCGGCAAGAATGTGGACCGCGTCTTCTCTACCGTGCAGCGAGTTGCTCTGGAGCGCCGCAAGCGAATCTCTACGGGAGAGATGAACCGTTTTTTGAAGAGCGTAGATTTCGAGCGCGCCTCGTCGCCGGGCTATGGAATCCGCATTCAGTACATGACTCAGGCTGCGATTTCTCCACCGACATTCGTTGTCTTCACCAATCGTCCGGGGAAATTGCACTTCTCCTATCAGCGCTTCCTTGAAAATCAGATTCGGCGAGCCTTTGGGTTTGAAGGAACGCCGATCTGGATCAAGGCGAGAGGAAAAGAGAAAACCTGA